TCGACAAGCCGCTGATCCAGTATGCGGTCGAGGAAGCCATCGCCGCCGGCGCCCGCACCCTGGTGTTCGTTACGGGACGGACCAAGCGCGCGCTGGAAGACCACTTCGACATGGCCTACGAGCTGGAAACCGAGCTCGCCGAGCGCGGCAAGCAGGACCTGCTCGACAAGGTCCGCGACGTTCTGCCGGAAGGCATCCATTGCGTCTACGTCCGGCAGCGCGAGGCGCTGGGCCTCGGCCACGCGGTGCTGTGCGCGCAGCCGTTGGTCGGCGACAAGCCGTTCGGCGTGATCCTCGCCGACGACTTGATCGATGCCGGCGATCGCCCGGTGCTCAAGCAATTGGCGGAACGCTACGCCGCCACCGGCCGATCGGTCCTGAGCGTCGAATCGGTCGATCCGTCGCGAACGCGCCAGTACGGGGTGGTGGAGCCGGAGAAGCGAGACGGGCCGTTCCAGCCGATTCGGGGCATCGTCGAGAAGCCGGCGCCCGAAGACGCGCCGTCCAACCTTGCCGTGGTCGGGCGCTACATCCTCACGCCGCGGATCTTCAAGCTGCTGGAAACGACCGCGCCGGATTCGCGCGGCGAGATCCAGCTGACCGACGCGATCGCGGCGCTGATCGACGAGCAGGGCGTCGACTGCCTGGAGTTCGAGGGCCGCCACTACGACTGCGGAAGCAAGCTCGGCTATTTGCAGGCGACGGTCGACTACGCGCTGAATCACCACGAACTGGGCGCCGACTTCGCCGGCTTCCTGCGCGAGCGAGTGCGGTCGCTATGAACGGGAAAGGCAACCACGCCATGAACGGCCGGGCATCCGGCAACGCTGCCATGACCCACCTCGAGGCGCTCGAGGCCGAAGCGATCCACATCATCCGCGAGGTCGCGGCGACCGCGCAGCGACCGGTGATGCTGTACTCCATCGGCAAGGATTCGGCGGTCATGCTGCACCTGGCGCGCAAGGCCTTCGCGCCGGGGCGCCTGCCGTTTCCGCTGCTCAACATCGACACCACCTGGAAGTTCCGCGAGGTCTACGCGTTCCGCGACCGGGTCGCCGCCGACCCCGATATCGAGCTGATCACCCATCGCAACCGGGAAGGGCTGGCCCAGGGCATCAATCCGATCGACCACAGCCCGGGCGTGCATACGGACGTGCTCAAGACCCAGGCACTGAAGCAGGCGCTGAGCGAACACCGGGTCGACGCCGCGTTCGGCGGCGCCCGCCGCGACGAGGAGCGATCGAGGGCCAAGGAGCGGGTGTTCTCGTTCCGCGACCGCCATCACCGCTGGGACCCGAAGAACCAGCGCCCGGAGCTCTGGAACCTCTACAACGGCCGCGTCGCCGACGGCGAGAGCATTCGCGTGTTTCCACTGTCGAACTGGACCGAACTCGATGTCTGGCAGTACATCCACCTGGAAAACATCCCGGTGCCCGCGCTGTACTTCGCCGCAGAGCGCCCGGTGGTCGATCGCGACGGCATGCTGATCGTGGTCGACGACGACCGCCTGCCGCTGGCCGAAGGCGAAACGCCGCGCATGGAGCGGGTGCGGTTCCGCACGCTGGGGTGCTATCCGCTGACCGGTGCGATCCGCTCCGAGGCCGAGACCTTGCCCGAGATCATCCACGAGATGCTGCTGGCGCGCTCGTCCGAACGCCAGGGCCGTGCGATCGACCACGACGCGTCCTCGTCGATGGAACAGAAGAAGCAGCAGGGGTATTTCTGACCATGAACGGCACGGCCTCGACCGACTTCGACATCCACCAGTACCTGGACCGCCATCGGACCAAGGACCTGCTCCGCTTCATCACCTGCGGCTCGGTCGACGACGGCAAGTCCACGCTGATCGGGCGCCTGCTGTTCGATACGCAGCAGGTCTTCGACGATCAGCTGGCCGCGGTCGAGCGCGACTCGCGCAAATTCGGCACCACCGGCGATGCGCCGGACCTCGCCCTGCTCGTCGACGGTCTGCAGGCCGAGCGGGAGCAGGGCATCACGATCGACGTCGCCTATCGCTATTTCACCACGGGCACGCGCAAGTTCATCATTGCCGACACGCCGGGCCACGAGCAGTACACGCGCAACATGGTGACCGGGGCGTCGACCGCGAGGGCGGCGGTGGTCCTGGTCGATGCGACCCGCGGCATGCAGGTCCAGACCCGGCGCCACAGCTACCTGGTCCACCTCCTGGGCATCGAGCACGTGCTGGTGGCGGTCAACAAGATGGACGCGGTGGACCACGACCGGTCGACCTTCAAGGCGATCGAGAAGGACTACGCCGCCTTCGCCAACCAGCTCGGCATCGAGCATTACCACTGCGTGCCGGTCAGTGCGCTGACCGGCGCCAACGTCACCCGGCCGGCCGAGTCCATGCCCTGGTACGAGGGGCCGACGGTGCTGGACTGGCTGGAGCGGGTGCCGACCGGGGCCGGGCGCGACGCGATGCGTGCGATGCGGTTTCCGGTCCAATACGTGCACCGCAGTCGCTCGGACTTCCGCGGGTACTGCGGCCAGCTCGCCGGCGGTACCGTGACGCCGGGCGACGAGGTGGTCGTGCTGCCGTCGGGAAAGCGCAGCCGCATCCGCGAGGTGCTGCTGCACGGTCGGCCGGTCGAGCGGGGCAAGGCCGGTCAATCGCTGACGATCACGCTGGCCGACGAGGTCGACGTCAGCCGCGGCGACATGCTGGTCCATGGCGGGGACCTCCCACGGGTCGGCGAACTGTTCGACGCCCGCGTCGTGTGGATGAACGAGCGTCCGCTGCTGCCCGGTCGCCAGTACGACCTGAAGCTCGCCGCGACCGAGTTGCCTGCGACGCCCGAGACCTTGCACCATCGCATCGACGTCAACACGCTCGAGCACCATCCGGCCGACCAGCTCGATCTGAACGAGATCGGCTATTGCCGCATCCGGACCGGCCGGCCGCTGGCCTTCGATGGCTACCACGCACACCCGGGCACCGGCGCCTTCATCCTGGTCGACCGGGTCAGCAACCTGACCGTCGGTGCCGGGATGATCGTCCGTCCCGTTACCGACGCCCTGGCCGACAAGTCGCAGAACGTGGTCTGGCATCGCCAGGCGGTGGACAAGCGCTCGAGGGCCGCGCAGAAGGCCCAGCGTCCGGCGGTGCTGTGGTTCACGGGCCTGTCCGGCGCCGGCAAGTCGACCGTGGCCAACGCACTGGAAACGGCGCTGTTCCGGCGCGGTCACCACAGCTACCTGCTCGACGGCGACAACGTGCGTCACGGCCTGAACCGCGACCTCGGCTTCAGCGACGACGACCGGGTCGAGAACATCCGCCGGATCGGCGAGGTCGCCAAGCTGATGGCCGACGCGGGCCTGGTCGTGCTGTCCGCGTTCATCTCGCCGTTCCGGGCCGATCGGGCGATGGTGCGCGAGTTGATGGAAGACGGCGAGTTCATCGAGATCCATGTCGACGCGCCGCTGGAAGTCTGCGAGTCGCGCGACCCCAAGGGCCTGTACGCCAAGGCCCGCGCCGGCGTGATCCGGAATTTCACCGGCATCGACTCGCCCTACGAGGCGCCCGAGGATCCGGAGATCGTGGTCGATACGTCCGAACTCAGCGTCGACGAGTGCGTCGAAGAGCTGCTGGCCTACCTGAAGCGCCGTGGCATCCTGATCGGCTGATCGGCCGACGAGACGGTCGATCTTCCGTCGGATCTTCGCGGCGCCCACACAACGAAACGCGGACCCAACCCATGGCGCGAGGCACCGAAGCGGTCATCGATGTTCCCGCCCTGGCGCGCAACCTGCAGAAGGTGCGTGACTGGGCCGGCGACGCGCGCGTGGTCGCCGTGGTCAAGGCCGATGCCTACGGCCACGGGCTGGAGCGCTGCTTCCCGGCGCTCGGACAGGCCGACCTGCTGGCCGTCGCGACGCTGGACGAGGCGCGCGCGATCCGGGTCCTCGATCCGCGCATCCCGGTACTGCTGCTCGAGGGTGTCCTGACCGGCGACGAACTGGCCGCCGTCGAAGAGCTCGGCCTGGAAATGGTCGTCCACTCGCCGGAACAGTTGGAGTGGATCGAGCGCTCGGGCCGCACGCTGGCACCAAGGATCTGGCTGAAGATCGACAGCGGAATGCACCGCCTGGGCTTCGCGCTCGACCGGGCGCGCGAGGCCCATGCGCGGCTGAGCGACCTGCCCGGGGTGCACGAAGTCGTGCTGATGACCCACCTGGCCTGCGCCGACGAGCCGGATCACCCGATGACCGCACGCCAGATCCAGCTCTTCGATGACGCCGTCGAGGGCCTGGCGGGGCCGCGGTGCATCGCCAATTCGGCCGCGCTGCTGACTCGCCACGACGCGCGCCGGGACTGGGTCCGGGCGGGCCTGCTCCTGTTCGGCGTCTCGCCGATCGCCGATCGTCCCGGCGCATCGCTGGGCCTGGAGCCCGTGATGACGCTCTCGACCCAGCTGATCTCGGTGCGCCACGTGCCGGCCGGGGACTCGATCGGCTACGGCGCGCGCTACGTCGCCGAACGCGATCTGCGCATCGGGGTGGCTGCGATCGGCTACGGCGACGGCTACCCGCGCAACATGCCGGACGGCGCGCCGGTGCTGGTCAACGGTCGTCGCCAGCGGATCGCCGGGCGCGTGTCGATGGACATGGTCACGATCGACCTCGACGGGCAGCCCGACGCCGCGGTCGGCGATCCGGTCGTGCTGTGGGGCGAAGGCCTGCCGGTGGAAGAAGTGGCCGGGGCCCTGGGCACCATCCCCTACGAGCTGGCCTGCCGGGTCACGCGGCGGGTCCGCTACCGCGAGATTCCGTACTTGCGCAGCGCCGCGCGCAGCTGATCGTAGGTCAGGCCCAGGCGAGCGGCCGTGCGCTTCTGGTGATGGCCGCATTCGGCCAGGGCCCGCTCGATCCATGCCTGCTCCCGCTCCGCCAGCCAGCCCTTCAGGTCGTCGGGCAAGCGATCGGAGGCTGCAGCGCGATCGTCGGAACCGGGGCGCCACGGCGATTCGAATGGATCGAACTCGACCCCGTCGATCGGAGTGTCGGCGTCCGGCTGCCGGTAGACGGCGCGCTCGACGACGTTCTTCAGTTCGCGCACATTGCCGGGCCAGGACCACGCGCGCAGCTGATCGACAGCGCGAGGCGAGAACCCGGCGAAGAGCTCGCGCCCCAGCTCGCGACTCATCCGCATCGCGAAATGTTCGGCCAGGGGCATCAGGTCCTCGGGCCGCTCGCGCAACGGAGGGAGGGTGATCACGTCGAAGGCGAGCCGGTCGAGGAGGTCGGCGCGGAACCGCCCCTCGGCGGCCAGCGCCGGAAGGTCTTCGTTGGTCGCGCCGACCACGCGCACGTCGACGCGGCGGGTGTCCGAGCTGCCCAGCCGCTCGAACTCGCCGTACTCGATCACGCGCAGGATCTTTTCCTGCACCGGTGCGGCGGTGGTCGCGAGTTCGTCGAGGACCAGCGTGCCGCCGTCGGCCTGCTCGAAGCGCCCGATCCGGGTCCGCGAGGCGTCGGTGAACGCGCCCGCCTCGTGACCGAACAGTTCGGATTCCAGCAGCGCCGGACTGATCGCTGCGCAGTTGAGCTTGACCAGCGGCTGGTCCCAGCGCGGGGAAAGAAAGTGCACCCGCTCGGCGATCAATTCCTTGCCGGTCCCGCGCTCGCCGACGATCAGCAGCGGACGGTTCAGCGCGGCCGCGTGCGAGACGCGCTCCAGGACCGCCAGGAACGCGCCGGACTCGCCGATCAGGGGTTGTTCTTCGCGCTCCACGCGGCCTCGTCGGTTCGGAGTTGGTACCTGCATTGTATCGGTGACCGGTCCTGCGCCCCGTCTCGGAATCGAGCCCGGATACCGATCGCGCAGGGCGCAGGGATGCAAGCTGCGCCCGGGCTTCTGCCAGAATAGTCGCATGGCCAGGACCAAGACTCTCTACCTGTGCGGCGAATGCGGCGCCAGCCAGCCCAAGTGGTCGGGCCAGTGCCCGGACTGCGGTGCGTGGAACAGCCTCGAGGAGAGCGCCGCGGCCGCGAGCGGAAGCGGGCCGCGCCAGCGGCGCGGTTCGAACTGGACCGGCGAGGCATCGGCGGAGGTGGTGCGGCTCGGCGCCGTGCGCGCCGAGGACACGCCGCGCTTCTCTTCGGGGCTCAGCGAGCTCGACCGCGTGCTCGGCGGCGGCCTGGTGCCCGGTTCGGTGATCCTGATCGGCGGCGACCCGGGCATCGGCAAGTCGACCCTGCTGCTCCAGGCCCAGGCCGCCGTGGCCGAGCGGGTCCCGTCGCTCTACGTCACCGGCGAGGAATCGGCCGCGCAGGTCGCGATGCGGGCCCGGCGCCTCGGCCTGGAGCCCGACCGGCTCGAGTGCCTGACCGAGACGCGGCTGGAAACCATCCTGGCGACCGCGGCAGCCAAGGGGCCGAAGTTCCTGGTCATCGACTCGATCCAGACCCTGTGGAGCGAAGCCCTGCAGTCGGCGCCCGGCGCGGTCGCGCAGGTGCGCGAGTGCGCCTCGCGGCTGGTCCAGTTCGCCAAGCAGACCGGCTGCAGCGTCGTGCTGGTCGGCCACGTGACCAAGGAAGGTGCGCTGGCCGGACCGAGAGTGCTCGAGCACATGGTCGACGGCGTGTTGTACTTCGAATCCGACTCCGGCAGCCGGTTCCGACTGATCCGGTCGGTCAAGAACCGCTTCGGCGCGGCCAACGAGCTGGGCGTGTTCGCGATGACCGACGGCGGGCTGCGGGCGGTGGCCAATCCGTCGGCGATCTTCCTGTCGGAGGATAGCGAGCCGTCGGCCGGTTCCTGCGTGCTGGTCACGCGGGAAGGCACCCGGCCGATGCTGGTCGAAGTGCAGGCCCTGGTCGCGCCCAGCAGCCTGTCGCAGCCGCGACGGGTCGCAGTCGGCGTCGACGCCGGCCGGCTGGCGATGCTGCTGGCCGTGATGCATCGGCACTGCGGCATCCAGGTCGGCGACCAGGACGTGTTCGTCAACGTGACCGGCGGCATCCGCGTCGGCGAGACCGCCTCGGACCTCGCCGTCGCGCTCGCCCTCCAGTCGTCCCTGCGCGAGAAGCCGCTGCCCCGCGGTCTGGTCGCGTTCGGCGAGGCGGGTCTGTCGGGCGAACTGCGGCCGGTCTATAACGGCGAGGAGCGCCTTCGCGAGGCCGCCCAGCAGGGATTCCGCACGGCGCTCGTGCCTTCGGGCAACGTCAAGGGCGTCAAGGCGAAGCTCGACCTGCGCGGCTGCAAGCGCCTTGCCGACGCCCTCGCGGCCGCCCGCGGAGCGGAGTAACTAGGCGGAGTCTGGACGGGCAGGAGAGCAATTCGCTTACCGCAGATGAACGCGGATGAACGCGGATCAGGA
Above is a genomic segment from Halomonas denitrificans containing:
- the radA gene encoding DNA repair protein RadA, which encodes MARTKTLYLCGECGASQPKWSGQCPDCGAWNSLEESAAAASGSGPRQRRGSNWTGEASAEVVRLGAVRAEDTPRFSSGLSELDRVLGGGLVPGSVILIGGDPGIGKSTLLLQAQAAVAERVPSLYVTGEESAAQVAMRARRLGLEPDRLECLTETRLETILATAAAKGPKFLVIDSIQTLWSEALQSAPGAVAQVRECASRLVQFAKQTGCSVVLVGHVTKEGALAGPRVLEHMVDGVLYFESDSGSRFRLIRSVKNRFGAANELGVFAMTDGGLRAVANPSAIFLSEDSEPSAGSCVLVTREGTRPMLVEVQALVAPSSLSQPRRVAVGVDAGRLAMLLAVMHRHCGIQVGDQDVFVNVTGGIRVGETASDLAVALALQSSLREKPLPRGLVAFGEAGLSGELRPVYNGEERLREAAQQGFRTALVPSGNVKGVKAKLDLRGCKRLADALAAARGAE
- the galU gene encoding UTP--glucose-1-phosphate uridylyltransferase GalU, whose translation is MTRTAIETVVFPVAGLGTRFLPATKASPKEMLPVVDKPLIQYAVEEAIAAGARTLVFVTGRTKRALEDHFDMAYELETELAERGKQDLLDKVRDVLPEGIHCVYVRQREALGLGHAVLCAQPLVGDKPFGVILADDLIDAGDRPVLKQLAERYAATGRSVLSVESVDPSRTRQYGVVEPEKRDGPFQPIRGIVEKPAPEDAPSNLAVVGRYILTPRIFKLLETTAPDSRGEIQLTDAIAALIDEQGVDCLEFEGRHYDCGSKLGYLQATVDYALNHHELGADFAGFLRERVRSL
- the cysN gene encoding sulfate adenylyltransferase subunit CysN → MNGTASTDFDIHQYLDRHRTKDLLRFITCGSVDDGKSTLIGRLLFDTQQVFDDQLAAVERDSRKFGTTGDAPDLALLVDGLQAEREQGITIDVAYRYFTTGTRKFIIADTPGHEQYTRNMVTGASTARAAVVLVDATRGMQVQTRRHSYLVHLLGIEHVLVAVNKMDAVDHDRSTFKAIEKDYAAFANQLGIEHYHCVPVSALTGANVTRPAESMPWYEGPTVLDWLERVPTGAGRDAMRAMRFPVQYVHRSRSDFRGYCGQLAGGTVTPGDEVVVLPSGKRSRIREVLLHGRPVERGKAGQSLTITLADEVDVSRGDMLVHGGDLPRVGELFDARVVWMNERPLLPGRQYDLKLAATELPATPETLHHRIDVNTLEHHPADQLDLNEIGYCRIRTGRPLAFDGYHAHPGTGAFILVDRVSNLTVGAGMIVRPVTDALADKSQNVVWHRQAVDKRSRAAQKAQRPAVLWFTGLSGAGKSTVANALETALFRRGHHSYLLDGDNVRHGLNRDLGFSDDDRVENIRRIGEVAKLMADAGLVVLSAFISPFRADRAMVRELMEDGEFIEIHVDAPLEVCESRDPKGLYAKARAGVIRNFTGIDSPYEAPEDPEIVVDTSELSVDECVEELLAYLKRRGILIG
- the pspF gene encoding phage shock protein operon transcriptional activator — protein: MQVPTPNRRGRVEREEQPLIGESGAFLAVLERVSHAAALNRPLLIVGERGTGKELIAERVHFLSPRWDQPLVKLNCAAISPALLESELFGHEAGAFTDASRTRIGRFEQADGGTLVLDELATTAAPVQEKILRVIEYGEFERLGSSDTRRVDVRVVGATNEDLPALAAEGRFRADLLDRLAFDVITLPPLRERPEDLMPLAEHFAMRMSRELGRELFAGFSPRAVDQLRAWSWPGNVRELKNVVERAVYRQPDADTPIDGVEFDPFESPWRPGSDDRAAASDRLPDDLKGWLAEREQAWIERALAECGHHQKRTAARLGLTYDQLRAALRKYGISR
- the cysD gene encoding sulfate adenylyltransferase subunit CysD, which gives rise to MNGRASGNAAMTHLEALEAEAIHIIREVAATAQRPVMLYSIGKDSAVMLHLARKAFAPGRLPFPLLNIDTTWKFREVYAFRDRVAADPDIELITHRNREGLAQGINPIDHSPGVHTDVLKTQALKQALSEHRVDAAFGGARRDEERSRAKERVFSFRDRHHRWDPKNQRPELWNLYNGRVADGESIRVFPLSNWTELDVWQYIHLENIPVPALYFAAERPVVDRDGMLIVVDDDRLPLAEGETPRMERVRFRTLGCYPLTGAIRSEAETLPEIIHEMLLARSSERQGRAIDHDASSSMEQKKQQGYF
- the alr gene encoding alanine racemase, whose product is MARGTEAVIDVPALARNLQKVRDWAGDARVVAVVKADAYGHGLERCFPALGQADLLAVATLDEARAIRVLDPRIPVLLLEGVLTGDELAAVEELGLEMVVHSPEQLEWIERSGRTLAPRIWLKIDSGMHRLGFALDRAREAHARLSDLPGVHEVVLMTHLACADEPDHPMTARQIQLFDDAVEGLAGPRCIANSAALLTRHDARRDWVRAGLLLFGVSPIADRPGASLGLEPVMTLSTQLISVRHVPAGDSIGYGARYVAERDLRIGVAAIGYGDGYPRNMPDGAPVLVNGRRQRIAGRVSMDMVTIDLDGQPDAAVGDPVVLWGEGLPVEEVAGALGTIPYELACRVTRRVRYREIPYLRSAARS